A stretch of the Tardiphaga sp. 709 genome encodes the following:
- a CDS encoding thiol-disulfide oxidoreductase DCC family protein: MTEPWPDDNVILYDGVCIFCSRWIQFVAKRDTDRRFRFTPIQSDYGSRLARHFGIDAADPDTNAVIHGGVAYVRSDAALTVLSTLPGWQWVRVLFVVPKALRNPVYSLIATNRYRIFGRTEACIVPDAGMRARVIE, encoded by the coding sequence GTGACCGAGCCTTGGCCCGATGACAATGTCATCCTTTATGACGGTGTCTGTATCTTCTGCTCGCGCTGGATCCAGTTCGTCGCCAAACGCGACACCGATCGTCGCTTTCGCTTCACCCCGATCCAGTCCGACTATGGCAGCCGCCTCGCCCGCCATTTCGGCATCGATGCCGCCGACCCCGACACCAATGCAGTGATTCATGGCGGCGTGGCTTATGTCAGATCCGATGCGGCGCTGACGGTGTTGTCGACGCTGCCCGGCTGGCAGTGGGTGCGCGTGCTGTTCGTGGTGCCGAAGGCGCTGCGCAATCCGGTCTACAGCCTGATCGCAACGAACCGCTATCGCATCTTCGGAAGGACCGAGGCGTGTATCGTGCCGGACGCGGGGATGAGGGCGAGGGTGATTGAGTAG